TCAGGTTGTATGTAAAGCCTGCTACCACTTACTGGATATAATTGATGAGCTCCAGCAGACGCTAACGGAATCCAAGACTGATGTCAGAACAAAGTTCTTGGAGACAGTACAAAAGCTCAAATTAAAATACCCAAGGACCGATAAGGTACGATAGTGGTTGAAGAATGTAACTGTCGTTGTATGAGACTTTCAGATTTTATTGTATGTGTGAAAACTGTTTgaacaagaaaaatttttttatttttagtgtgatcatataaaaatatgaagcaTTGCTGTACAGTGCCATTACATCATTATTTTTGTAAGAAGAAAGCTTTTTCAGATTAATAAAGATAGAGAAGGTCAAAGGGAGGAGTTGTGTTAAACCTCCTTATCCTGGCAGTGGTATTTGATTATTTTGTCTAACATgtactttttttgtgtgtgtattatctcaTTTCCACCAAAAAAGTATACAAGCCTTCGTCTCATTTAGTTCATTTCTTGAAGCTTGGTAACAAGGTACATTCATTAGCTATGCATAAAGGTTTATCATCTGTCAGTGTGTTTGCAATACGTAGTTACTTTGTCATTGCAAAGATGTGTGTGAAGGGAATTTATCTGATTTTTGTtactattggaaaaaaaaatctttgttggGTATTGGTAGGGGACATTGTTTTTGTAGCAATGATTGCAGATCACTACTTTTTCTTCTGCTATGGGTGTTCTTTTCTCATGTAGATGAAAGCAAtaacttcatattattttttattttcaccgcTTGTTTAGAAACAACTTCAAACTATCTCTTTAAGAATAGACATCAGACCTGGTGGTTTGGTTAAAATGATATGattcatagtaataataacagtCTGTTGCTTGAGTCTACCACAGGAGAAATTAGACTTATTTTTTCCTGGGCAGtcaggatgtttttttttctacctgttatttttttcttgtaatatatAAATCTTTACGAAATACAATTATCTCTCATCAGATGCTCAAGCCCCGTTGCCTACGATGCATACAGATGTCACAGTCATCTGCACGCAAAAGAGGGCGAGGAGGAAGAGGTTGGAAGGGAAGATCTGATGAAAATATGAGAGGAAAGGGTAGAGGCAACAGGGGTCGAGGCAGAGGGCGAAGTCTTTCTAACGATGGCAGTGATAATGATGGAGAGGTGAGTTGTTTTTTTTACCACTTGCATTTCTCACCCTTTTAGTTCTTAGACCACAAACACCAGGGTAATAGTTCATCCAAATTGCCAActtcagtttttttaaattttttatttatcatcagtCCTTTGCTTCTATAAAGGAGATTGGGTCAATACTAATCCTATTGTGAACCCATTAATCAAGACTATCCGCACTCCATGCAAAACAGACCTAGCCACTTCTTTTTGAAAGTGCTGCTGTGCTCCCCTAGACTAATGTTGCATTTTTTCAGTTTGTGCTGTGCCATTCATTcgctttttatttcatcattcattCAGTTTTTATCATCTTGACAAGTGATGTCCAGTGttgaatttgttttattattttaactacTTACATTTTTGACCAATGACTTCATGTCACCTTGGTGTTCCTGAAAAACATAAAACTTTTCTCATCTCTTGCAACTTGACTGCCATGTCATAAGTCTTATGATGAAACTTCGAATTGGGTCGATTAGTGAACCAACATTACTGAATGCAGTCAATTCCCGCCTATTCGTGGTTCGGGTTCGCGAACTCGCCTGTTCGCGAGTTTTTCTGTGGAACATGTACgtatacccattatttgcggaaaattagcctattcgcagtatttttattgagaaatattcactaattactgcgttttttgtgataaaactatgaaaCTACTCAGATACGTATAAGCATTTTTCGAGGTTATTTTTGGTGTGTGAACTATCagaataggcagttataagcatttttagctGTTCACAGGGGATTGTGTTATACAGTATTCCAAAATTAAAGTAccatattttattgtatataactTTGTCAAAATTTTATCATCatatctttattatcattatttgaaaagaGAATCGTATTTTATCAGTCATTTTTAATGTTAGAGATCTCATAAGTACTTTAAGGTACGGTATATTGACTAACATCAAATGATATAGCCCTGTTATTTAATTATGCTATATTTTAGTCTGTCGTTAACATgagtaatatttttaaaattttgattcatAAAAGTATAGATACAGATTGGCAATATGGGACTATAATTAGCACCCAAAGATATGCAtcttttatgttttacattttgttatttagTTTAATACAAAACTTTGATATAGTCTCCAAGTTACTTTACGAATATCttcttatgattaatatatgtatcTGTCAGCATAACATGATATTGTGGTAATACTACTGCTGATTACATCAGttgtatatttttagtaatatatttaaagttatataaaagttatttATCAAATTGCACAATCATTCATTTTCAAACTgataactttttattcttttgttttatattcagtACCTATTTtcctgtgtatgtatgttgtgttcaatcatataagttattatttcaaGGGTAAATCTAGTACTTCTATACAATTATCTGTATAAGTATTTAAACATGTTTTTAAGGAAGGTAAGAATAAAGAGTTATCAGTACATCATATGTGTAAGTAGACAGAgaagtattttaaatgaaaaaaactttaaGATTATACTTAATTATAGATTTTGGAAGGTATGAAATAGAGGATAGCTCCAGAAGCATAGTAAGCATCAAGTGATATGTTAGCAAGTAGCAAAATTGAAAGTGAGCAGTATGTTTGATGCACAATACTTAGGAATGGCTGTGAAAgtaattcttgaatttcagtgtgAAAGTGAAAAGGGGAAGTGACTTTGCTGGTAGACATCAGCAGAATATAAAGTAGATTTGCATTAcagtatttgttattatttacaaataatgaGGCCCATTTATTTTCAGGGCCAAGGAGTTTGCGAAGGAGAGATATGCAAAGATGTACTACCATCAAAGTCACTACACCAGTCATCGTCACAAGGGGATCTCAAGATATGCGATAAAAGGGGGAACACACTGCCTTTCGCATCAAGAAACGTCCCTTCATTCACAGACTGCTCCTGCAATGACATGGATCCAACAGTGTATGAATGCCTCATGTGTAGAAAAAGTGATACAGAAGTCTTTTATCAATACTGTGAGAGTTGCTTGACCTGTCAAGGTACTTTTGTTCCGTGGGGTGTTGACGTTACCTTGAGATTTGTTGGTGAACAGTGCTCTATCACTCAGATAAACGCTCGAAGTTATTTTGAGGAAGATTTGTTTTGTGTGTTAACCAAAGGATTGAAGTTACTGAGCCCTTCAAGTTATGCTAAAGAGATTGACTACATTAATGACGGTGACAATGAAgggaaaattaaaaggaaaattgtttCAGATGATAGTGGGAAAAAAAGTCTACTCAAGAAGAGTAAACCCAAAATAGAtgttgataatgaagataatgcagagacaaaagaaaaggagaaatctGATGATGAAAATACAGAGAACATAAAACCGAAATCTAAAGATAAAGACAATGCAGTTGATGAAAGTGAGGAGGACGGAGACCACCAGACAGTTGAAAAATCAAATGTGGAGAGCagtgagggagaggaagagaatgaAGTTCATACTTCACCTGGTCATCATGGTGCCAGTAAATCAAAGTTCCCTGATATTGATTTAAAATTGTACCAGCCAATTATCAAAATTCAGGAAAGTAGGAAAGTGAGGGAGAAACAGTCAAAGAGGAAGACAAAGCACCAGCGAAGAACTCTTGCAGATGAGTTTGAGAGTATTTTGACTAGACCTACATTAGGCAAACGTCAAATAAAGCCCACAGAGAAAGTGAGGTGGTTGGCTGAACAGTGTAATAGAAAAAGTGAAGTGCATCCTACAGATGAGGATAGAGGTCGAAGTAAAGGGCCTACACTAGTAAAGATAAAGTCCGAAAAGGAAAAACCTGAAGAGTTAGTATCTAAGCCTGAAGGTACTGAAGTGTCACCAGGAAAGCGCAAAAGAAAGCCGACAGAAAAAGCTCAGGATGCGACAGATAATCCGAAAGTTGATAAAGTAGAAGGAAGtctaaagaataaagaaaccaaGAAGTATGAGAAAACTAAATTAACTGAAGAAGAGTTACATGATAGTGATGCTGACCCAGAATATGTGCCAGAGGCTAATGCGGAGGAAAGCGGTGATTCTGAGGCTGAGGTCATTGTcaagataaaaaaggaaattgtTGATGACGAGCAAGGTTCAGAAGATTCATCAATGCTTCAGGAAGACTTTGCTGAATTTCCTCAGGAAGATGAAGATTCTAAGAGTGCTTTATTAAAAAGATTGAGCGAGATGCCTGTTCCCAGAAAACGTGGAAGGCCTCCGGGTAAAAGACGCAAGAAACGATCATATATTAAGTCTGAGTTGTTGTGGGATGACTTTGAAGATGATCAGCTGATTGTCAAAACAGACGATGGCAGAGAAATAGACTTGAGCAGGCTCTCTTTAAAAAATTTGCAGGATGGAGATCAGTTGTACAAATGTCCTGTTTGTGGGAAAGAATACAAGTCTCAAGGAGGTATGCAGTACCACTTGGCTACTCATACATCGTCTGCCAGGTTTTCTTGTAGCTTGTGCTCATACAAAACAATTAGGCATGGAGatctgaagaagcattacgtcATTCACACAGGAATAAAACCGTATAAATGTGAAGTTTGCCATCAGGAGTTTTCAACAAGTAGTTCATATAAAAGACACTTACGAATACACAGTGGAGAGAAGCCTTACAAGTGTGAAGTTTGTGGCAAAGACTTTAGAAACATTACCACACGCAAGCAGCATATGACACTGCACACTGGTATTAAAAACTTTGTCTgtgaagtttgtggaaaaagCTTTGCTCTAAAGCATCACTATACATCTCATAGTAAACGGCATACAGGGGTGATGCCCTTTAAATGCATATATTGTGATAGTGCCTTCAAAACTCACAATGCTCTAAAGACGCATCGTAAAAAGGACCACCCTGTCGAGGAAGCCGAAAGGATTCAACAGAACAGATTACGAAGGAAGAGTCCCATAAAAGAGGAAAAGATTAAAGTGGAGGCAGACCTGAGTCCAGATCACCAGGTTTTCCAGGCTCCTGGGGATGTTTTGGAACAGGCAATGGCTgcaactgtggaaactgtggaCGGGGTTCATTACGAGTATGTTGATGTTGCTGACCCGTCCATCCCACTTGTGTCAAAGATGATCAAAGAGAACTGGAATGGCAGAGACTCTGTGGTTTTAACAATAACGCACATTGAAGAGGATGAGTATAATGAGATTGATGATGAATAAAAAGTCTGTTTGAActtcttcatttattatttgagAATTTGATAGTACCTCACA
The sequence above is drawn from the Macrobrachium nipponense isolate FS-2020 chromosome 32, ASM1510439v2, whole genome shotgun sequence genome and encodes:
- the LOC135207581 gene encoding uncharacterized protein LOC135207581 isoform X2, producing the protein MAEKWDESANDSPEVVYEGFSPPATHSQGMISAGSSFVVTTDGNAGNQVAGSTNYMSAQPVMENQSEAPHHEEIDRARLCFVCCNPVSDKNYESIKTSMNHSHAPLLVLLTDVLGYKLEDGRLHSQVVCKACYHLLDIIDELQQTLTESKTDVRTKFLETVQKLKLKYPRTDKMLKPRCLRCIQMSQSSARKRGRGGRGWKGRSDENMRGKGRGNRGRGRGRSLSNDGSDNDGEGQGVCEGEICKDVLPSKSLHQSSSQGDLKICDKRGNTLPFASRNVPSFTDCSCNDMDPTVYECLMCRKSDTEVFYQYCESCLTCQGTFVPWGVDVTLRFVGEQCSITQINARSYFEEDLFCVLTKGLKLLSPSSYAKEIDYINDGDNEGKIKRKIVSDDSGKKSLLKKSKPKIDVDNEDNAETKEKEKSDDENTENIKPKSKDKDNAVDESEEDGDHQTVEKSNVESSEGEEENEVHTSPGHHGASKSKFPDIDLKLYQPIIKIQESRKVREKQSKRKTKHQRRTLADEFESILTRPTLGKRQIKPTEKVRWLAEQCNRKSEVHPTDEDRGRSKGPTLVKIKSEKEKPEELVSKPEGTEVSPGKRKRKPTEKAQDATDNPKVDKVEGSLKNKETKKYEKTKLTEEELHDSDADPEYVPEANAEESGDSEAEVIVKIKKEIVDDEQGSEDSSMLQEDFAEFPQEDEDSKSALLKRLSEMPVPRKRGRPPGKRRKKRSYIKSELLWDDFEDDQLIVKTDDGREIDLSRLSLKNLQDGDQLYKCPVCGKEYKSQGGMQYHLATHTSSARFSCSLCSYKTIRHGDLKKHYVIHTGIKPYKCEVCHQEFSTSSSYKRHLRIHSGEKPYKCEVCGKDFRNITTRKQHMTLHTGIKNFVCEVCGKSFALKHHYTSHSKRHTGVMPFKCIYCDSAFKTHNALKTHRKKDHPVEEAERIQQNRLRRKSPIKEEKIKVEADLSPDHQVFQAPGDVLEQAMAATVETVDGVHYEYVDVADPSIPLVSKMIKENWNGRDSVVLTITHIEEDEYNEIDDE
- the LOC135207581 gene encoding uncharacterized protein LOC135207581 isoform X1, yielding MLCVARMAEKWDESANDSPEVVYEGFSPPATHSQGMISAGSSFVVTTDGNAGNQVAGSTNYMSAQPVMENQSEAPHHEEIDRARLCFVCCNPVSDKNYESIKTSMNHSHAPLLVLLTDVLGYKLEDGRLHSQVVCKACYHLLDIIDELQQTLTESKTDVRTKFLETVQKLKLKYPRTDKMLKPRCLRCIQMSQSSARKRGRGGRGWKGRSDENMRGKGRGNRGRGRGRSLSNDGSDNDGEGQGVCEGEICKDVLPSKSLHQSSSQGDLKICDKRGNTLPFASRNVPSFTDCSCNDMDPTVYECLMCRKSDTEVFYQYCESCLTCQGTFVPWGVDVTLRFVGEQCSITQINARSYFEEDLFCVLTKGLKLLSPSSYAKEIDYINDGDNEGKIKRKIVSDDSGKKSLLKKSKPKIDVDNEDNAETKEKEKSDDENTENIKPKSKDKDNAVDESEEDGDHQTVEKSNVESSEGEEENEVHTSPGHHGASKSKFPDIDLKLYQPIIKIQESRKVREKQSKRKTKHQRRTLADEFESILTRPTLGKRQIKPTEKVRWLAEQCNRKSEVHPTDEDRGRSKGPTLVKIKSEKEKPEELVSKPEGTEVSPGKRKRKPTEKAQDATDNPKVDKVEGSLKNKETKKYEKTKLTEEELHDSDADPEYVPEANAEESGDSEAEVIVKIKKEIVDDEQGSEDSSMLQEDFAEFPQEDEDSKSALLKRLSEMPVPRKRGRPPGKRRKKRSYIKSELLWDDFEDDQLIVKTDDGREIDLSRLSLKNLQDGDQLYKCPVCGKEYKSQGGMQYHLATHTSSARFSCSLCSYKTIRHGDLKKHYVIHTGIKPYKCEVCHQEFSTSSSYKRHLRIHSGEKPYKCEVCGKDFRNITTRKQHMTLHTGIKNFVCEVCGKSFALKHHYTSHSKRHTGVMPFKCIYCDSAFKTHNALKTHRKKDHPVEEAERIQQNRLRRKSPIKEEKIKVEADLSPDHQVFQAPGDVLEQAMAATVETVDGVHYEYVDVADPSIPLVSKMIKENWNGRDSVVLTITHIEEDEYNEIDDE